One window from the genome of Fulvivirga lutea encodes:
- a CDS encoding DinB family protein, which yields MAQFNKQEFIDSTLKKIADQKAFVKELSQSPIEEITKKASEKEWSALECVDHMNKAMSLYTEQMKELNLESGEEEIVKIGLKGNFFAEGMRPKGEKISYKMPTTKIFVPEKNDATIILENFLKTLDWSENFLLKNRQNKWHKVKVTSALGPLVKFNLAEAFNFLLAHNERHILQARKAMNRM from the coding sequence ATGGCACAATTTAATAAACAGGAATTCATCGATTCTACATTAAAAAAAATAGCTGATCAAAAAGCATTTGTAAAAGAATTAAGTCAATCACCTATCGAGGAAATAACGAAGAAAGCATCTGAAAAAGAGTGGAGTGCGCTAGAATGTGTTGATCACATGAATAAAGCTATGAGCCTCTATACAGAGCAAATGAAAGAATTGAACTTAGAGAGTGGCGAGGAGGAAATTGTAAAAATTGGCTTGAAGGGTAATTTCTTTGCAGAGGGCATGAGACCTAAAGGTGAAAAAATATCTTATAAGATGCCCACCACCAAGATTTTCGTGCCTGAAAAGAATGACGCAACTATTATTTTGGAGAATTTTCTAAAAACTCTGGACTGGTCTGAGAATTTTCTCTTGAAGAACCGCCAGAATAAGTGGCACAAAGTAAAGGTAACTTCTGCTCTCGGTCCGCTGGTGAAGTTTAATTTGGCTGAAGCGTTTAATTTTCTTTTAGCACATAACGAACGACACATCTTACAAGCTAGAAAGGCCATGAATAGAATGTAG
- the mfd gene encoding transcription-repair coupling factor, with product MEAKDLLKLYKADGIVQTFAEKTKANQEQYIQLKKITGSLDAILVACAYQTNHQNHLVILHDKEEAAYFHYDLQNLLGSKEVLFFPTSYKRPYEFEETENANVLMRAEILNRVNHKASSGEIIITYPEALTEKVINKKSLTKNTFSAKVGEQIDIEFFSELLTTYDFEKTDFVYEAGQFAVRGGILDIFSYAHDLPYRIELFGNEIESIRTFDPNSQLSVDSVKEINLIPNVQTKLIHEERQGFIDFLPNNTKIWYKDYQHTLDIIDAYFDKASQSFGDILEESGKTQVVLNPEDLFESSKTFKSQLKDITQIEFGNRYYFKNADVVEFESEPQPSFNKNFELLVKNVSENQTQGFTTLIASDSHRQLERLADIFEEIDHQTQFQGFNISLRGGFIDKIVKIACYTDHQIFERFHRYKTKDKHSKSKALTLKELKTLQPGDFVTHIDYGIGKFAGMERQEHDGKVQESVRLIYRDDDLLYVSIHSLHKISKYSGKEGTPPSISKLGSSEWENKKTKAKKQVKDIAKDLINLYAKRKQAPGFAYSKDSFLQAELESSFIYEDTPDQAKATADVKEDMEQPHPMDRLVCGDVGFGKTEVAIRAAFKAATDNKQVAVLVPTTILAMQHYRTFTERLGDLPVKVEYINRFRSPQAIKETLKRVASGETSILIGTHRIVGKDVKFKDLGLMIIDEEQKFGVKVKEKLKEMRVNVDALTLTATPIPRTLHFSLMGARDLSVISTPPPNRQPVTTEIHTFNEVVVRDAISFELRRGGQVFFVHNRVGDIESVGNIILQLVPDARIGIAHGQMDGQRLEKTMMKFIEGEYDVLISTNIIESGLDIPNANTIIINQAHMFGLSDLHQMRGRVGRSNKKAFCYLLTPPTIGLSSDSRKRLGTLEEFSDLGDGFKVAMRDLDIRGAGNLLGSEQSGFITDLGFDMYHKILDEAVQELKETEFKDLFAKELTDSHKHLVQDCNIETDLELIIPEEYVGNISERLSLYNTLDNLKKEEELLEFTSSLIDRFGKLPDTVHDLIETVRLRWQAEDLGFEKLTIKNGKLKGYFMSSDNKEYFNSDVFGAILTYVQSHPKKCRLKEYKGKLILTVEEVESIDEAKSTLQAILDKSVVKV from the coding sequence TTGGAAGCCAAAGACTTACTAAAGCTGTATAAAGCTGATGGCATCGTTCAAACATTCGCTGAAAAAACCAAAGCGAACCAGGAGCAGTACATCCAATTAAAGAAAATCACAGGAAGTTTAGATGCCATTTTGGTGGCTTGTGCTTATCAAACCAATCATCAAAATCATTTAGTAATACTTCATGATAAAGAGGAGGCAGCCTACTTTCATTATGACCTTCAAAATTTATTGGGCTCCAAAGAGGTTTTGTTTTTTCCAACATCCTACAAAAGGCCCTATGAGTTTGAAGAAACTGAGAATGCCAATGTGCTAATGCGGGCAGAAATTCTTAATCGGGTAAACCATAAGGCATCGTCTGGCGAAATAATTATTACCTATCCAGAGGCACTTACAGAAAAAGTGATCAACAAAAAATCACTTACAAAAAATACATTTAGTGCCAAAGTAGGCGAACAAATTGACATTGAGTTCTTTAGCGAACTGCTTACAACATACGATTTTGAAAAGACAGATTTTGTTTACGAAGCAGGCCAATTTGCAGTAAGAGGAGGTATTTTAGATATCTTTTCTTATGCGCATGATTTACCTTACCGTATTGAACTTTTCGGTAATGAAATTGAAAGTATCAGAACCTTCGATCCAAACAGTCAGCTTTCAGTAGATAGCGTCAAAGAGATCAATTTGATTCCTAATGTGCAGACCAAATTAATACATGAAGAGCGCCAGGGGTTTATAGATTTCCTTCCAAATAACACCAAAATATGGTATAAAGATTATCAGCACACGCTTGATATTATAGATGCCTATTTTGACAAGGCGTCACAAAGCTTCGGAGATATTTTAGAAGAAAGTGGTAAAACACAAGTAGTGCTAAATCCAGAAGATCTGTTTGAAAGCTCAAAGACGTTCAAAAGTCAGCTAAAGGATATCACTCAAATAGAATTCGGTAATCGATACTATTTTAAGAATGCCGATGTTGTAGAATTTGAATCAGAACCTCAGCCTTCGTTTAACAAGAATTTTGAGTTACTGGTTAAAAATGTAAGTGAAAATCAGACGCAGGGGTTTACTACATTAATAGCTTCAGATTCTCATAGGCAGCTCGAAAGACTAGCAGATATTTTTGAAGAAATTGATCATCAAACGCAATTTCAAGGCTTTAATATTAGCTTGAGAGGCGGTTTTATTGATAAGATCGTTAAAATCGCCTGTTATACCGACCACCAGATTTTTGAGCGTTTTCATAGATATAAAACCAAAGACAAGCATTCTAAATCAAAGGCGCTTACATTAAAAGAACTAAAGACTTTACAACCCGGAGATTTTGTAACGCACATAGACTATGGAATTGGAAAGTTTGCCGGTATGGAGCGACAGGAACATGATGGGAAAGTTCAGGAATCAGTTCGTTTGATCTATCGTGATGATGATTTGCTTTATGTAAGTATTCATTCACTTCATAAAATTTCTAAATACTCTGGTAAAGAAGGTACACCACCATCCATAAGTAAATTGGGTTCATCGGAATGGGAAAACAAAAAGACAAAAGCCAAAAAGCAGGTTAAGGATATCGCCAAAGATTTAATTAACCTTTATGCAAAACGAAAGCAAGCACCTGGCTTTGCCTATTCCAAAGATAGTTTTCTTCAGGCCGAATTGGAGTCTTCTTTTATCTATGAAGACACTCCTGATCAGGCTAAAGCTACTGCCGATGTGAAGGAAGACATGGAGCAACCACATCCAATGGATCGTCTTGTTTGCGGAGATGTGGGATTCGGTAAAACTGAAGTGGCAATAAGGGCTGCATTTAAGGCTGCCACAGATAACAAACAAGTGGCAGTATTGGTGCCTACTACCATATTGGCTATGCAGCACTATCGCACTTTTACTGAAAGATTGGGCGATTTACCTGTGAAAGTGGAATACATCAATAGATTTAGATCGCCTCAAGCCATTAAAGAAACACTTAAAAGGGTAGCATCAGGTGAAACAAGTATTCTAATAGGTACGCATCGGATTGTGGGTAAGGATGTGAAGTTTAAGGATCTGGGACTTATGATTATTGATGAGGAGCAGAAGTTTGGTGTAAAGGTAAAAGAGAAGTTGAAGGAGATGCGTGTAAATGTAGATGCTCTCACACTAACGGCTACACCTATACCAAGAACACTTCATTTCTCTTTAATGGGCGCCAGAGACTTAAGCGTAATTTCTACGCCACCTCCAAACCGACAGCCTGTAACTACAGAAATCCATACATTCAATGAGGTGGTAGTAAGAGATGCAATTAGCTTTGAATTACGCAGAGGCGGCCAGGTGTTTTTTGTTCACAATAGAGTGGGCGACATTGAAAGTGTTGGTAATATAATTCTGCAGTTAGTGCCTGACGCTAGAATAGGTATTGCTCATGGGCAAATGGATGGGCAAAGATTGGAGAAAACCATGATGAAGTTCATCGAAGGTGAATACGATGTGCTTATATCAACTAACATTATCGAATCCGGATTAGATATCCCTAATGCTAATACGATCATCATTAATCAAGCGCATATGTTTGGCCTTTCTGATTTGCACCAAATGCGCGGCCGCGTAGGTAGAAGCAACAAAAAGGCATTTTGTTATTTGTTAACGCCACCAACCATTGGTCTCTCATCAGATTCACGTAAAAGATTAGGCACACTAGAAGAATTTTCAGATTTGGGCGATGGCTTTAAAGTGGCCATGCGCGATTTGGATATTCGAGGAGCCGGTAATTTACTCGGTTCAGAGCAAAGTGGTTTTATTACAGATTTAGGGTTTGATATGTACCATAAAATTCTGGATGAAGCTGTTCAGGAACTGAAGGAAACTGAATTTAAAGATCTATTTGCTAAAGAACTTACTGATTCACATAAGCATTTGGTACAAGATTGTAATATAGAAACCGATCTTGAACTCATTATACCTGAAGAATATGTTGGTAACATTTCAGAGAGGTTAAGTCTATACAATACTCTTGACAACCTTAAAAAAGAGGAAGAATTACTTGAATTTACCAGCTCACTCATCGATAGGTTTGGTAAGTTACCAGATACAGTTCATGATTTAATTGAAACTGTAAGATTGAGGTGGCAAGCTGAAGATCTTGGTTTTGAAAAGCTTACTATCAAAAATGGTAAATTGAAAGGCTATTTTATGTCTTCTGATAACAAGGAATACTTTAATTCTGATGTTTTCGGAGCAATCCTAACCTACGTACAGTCACATCCGAAGAAATGCAGGTTGAAAGAGTATAAAGGTAAATTGATTCTAACAGTTGAGGAAGTGGAATCAATTGATGAAGCCAAATCTACATTACAGGCAATCCT